The Streptomyces sp. NBC_00236 DNA window GGCAGGAACCACCTGAAGAGCACCGCCCAGCTCAAGGCGGCCCTCAACAACTTCCTCACCAAGGACGTCATCCGGCTCAAGGGCGGCAAGAAGGAGACCGTGGTCAGGAGCGAGAAGGACATCAAGACCGCGAAGGCGCTCATCCAGGCGATCGACGACGCCCAGATGGGCAAGTACAAGGGGTACAAGAACTACCCCGGGCTCGAGGAATGCTGATGACCACCCCCGACATGGCCCCGGACGCGACCCCGGACGTGCGACTGGTGAAGGACCTCGTGGCCGAGATCCCCGCCTTCGAGGACCTCTACGAAACGCATGTGTTCAACCAGGACGGGATCCTGCCCCACGTCTTCTTCTGGGACGTCACCCAGGAGACGGTGCAGTCGTACCTCGGCCTCGACGCGGACGCGCCGGACTGGCGGCGCACCCTGCGGTTCCTGGAGGAACAGAGCGCACGGAACGTGCCCGAGATCGACGAGGTCGTGGTGACGTCGTTCCTGGAGTACCTGCCGTTCCCCGGGAAGCCGGGGCACGAGATCGTCGGCGAGCTGGGGCCCGTCATGGCGGCGAAGTTCGCGAAGGTACGCCCTGACGGCTGACTGGTGAACAGGGGCGGGCCGCCCTCCCGTCGGGGAGAGCGGCCCGAATCGTCATCCGTCCTGTTCGTCGACCTGCCTACAGCAGGTTGTAGATCTGGTAGCCGTGGCCGATTTTGGCCGGGCTCTCGAAGACGCTGCCGGCGTTGCCCGTGCCCGAGTACCGGAACAGGTCACCGTTCGGCTTGCGCGCGATCAGGTCCGCCACGCCGTCCGCGTTGAGGTCGCCGACCGACAGCAGACGGTCGTACGTGTTCCAGCCGGCGCCGATCCGCGTGCGGGTCGCGAACGGCACCTTGTAGTCGCCGGTGCCCTTGTACAGCCACAGGACGCCTGACGTGTCCCGGGCGACGATGTCGGGCTTGTTGTCGCCCGTCAGGTCGCCCTGGCCGGCGAGCTGGGTGTACTGGCCCCAGCCGCCGCCGATCCGCATGCGCGGGGTGAGGGTGCCGTCCGCGTAGCCGAGGTAGCCCCACAGCACGCCGGCCTTGTCCAGGCCGATGAGGTCGGCCTCCTGGGCTCCGCCGATGCTGCCGGGGGAGAGGATCGTGGGGTAGATGTTCCAGCCCTTGCCGACCTGGGAGTTGTGGAACTCGAGGTCGTCGTCGATCCAGCTGTAGGTCAGCTTCCCGTCCTTGTAGACGGTCCAGGTGTGGTCGCTCCACCCGTCCTTGTCGTTGTCGACGCTGATCGAGTCGGCGAACGCGTCGAAGCCGGACGTCACGAACTCCCGGGGCTGGAAACCCCCCTGGTTGTCCGTCCAGTACATGTACAGGTCGCCGGTCTGCTTGGTCACGCCGTGCATGGCAAAGCTGGGCGTTTCCACCGTGCCGACCGCGGTGGAGGCCGCAGCCGCCCCCCGGGCCTTTCCGGTCTGCTGCTCGGCACCGGCCGCGGCCTGTGCCCGCTCGGCCGCACCGACGGGGTCGCCGGAGGCGAACGACGTGCCGGCAGTGGCGGCCATGGCCACCGTGACGGCGACGGCGGCGAGAGCGCCGCGAACCGTACGGCGGCGTCCATTACTGATCATGGAGAATCCCCCCTGGGATCTGCTCTGCGTGCTCAACAGCACATGGTGCGTGCTGTCGTTGAGCGGAAGCCTCTCACGAGGGTCTGACAGTGCCCCGACCGGTGCCGGGCGCCCGTGCCGGCCCGGCCGCCGCCCGACGGGGATTCCACGCTGCCGGACGGGTGCCGCATGCGGTGGACCGGCGTGCGGCTCAGTCCCCGGCGGGGGCGAAGGAGATCATCCGGGCGCTGCGGTGTGCGTCGTCACCGTTCACGAGCGACGGCGTGATGACGATGCGGCCGTCCCTGTAAGCCAGGTTTCCCGAGAGCATCCCGTACTCCGGCTGCGTAGCGGATGCCGGGTGGCGCAGGACCTCCTTCTCCGTGTCGGCGCCGCCGGGGCCCAAACGAAGGACCCTGCCCGGCCTGCTGGAACTGGCGCCCTCGTACACGAGGACTGCCTTGTCGGCCTCCGGGCGCAGCGGGTGCAGCCTGCGGCCCGCATCGGACTTCACACCCCAGACGAGCTTTCCGCTGGTGAGGTCGTACGCACCGACCCGGTCGGTGCCGCCCAGCGCGACGAGGCCGTTGCCGACGACGGCGCCCGGGCAGTTCTGGATCCCCTGACCCGCGTCGCCGGAGTCGCCGCAGTACGCGAACCCCTTCGGCCTGGCGTCGATGGTCCGGCCGACCTTTCCGCCGGGGCCGAGCGCGACGACGCGCCAGTCGTCCTGGCGGCGTTCGGCGTGGAGGGTGGTGAGGACGACCGGATCCACGGAGAGCACCTTTCCGGTCTTCCAGCCGGGCCGGGTGCGGTACTGCCACAGCGTCCGGCCGGTGACGGGGTCGATCCCCCGGAGCCGGCTGTACGGGGTCTCCGATCCGGCCGCGCAGCCGTAACTCACCAGGAGCCGGGGGCCGCCCGCGACATCGTCGGGGTAACACCCGCCGGTCCTCTGCATGGGGATGTCGTAGAGCTCGGCTCCGTCACCGACCCGGTAGGCCGTGGCCTTCATGCTCTGCACGATCGCGAGGGTGTCGCCGCTGATGGCGCTGTGCACGATGATCGTGCCGTCCATGGAGCCGGTCTCGGTGAGCTCCTTGTGCCAGCCGGCCTTTCCGGTGCGCAGGTCGATCTCCTGGAGCTGGTCGCACCGGCTCTTCGCCCGGTTGTGGTGCACCACGACGACCCTGCCGTCGGGCGTGGGATTGACCGGCGTCTCGCAGACGGTGCTGGGCAGCTTCAGGCTCCACACCTGGGTGCCGTCGGAGAGACGGTGGGCGACGACCCTCCTGTCCAGGGCCTGGACGACGGTGTCGCCGACGATCCACAGGTCGTTGAGCAGGATGTTGCCCCGGGGCAGATCGGTCGGGTCCTCGACGATCCACGCCTTCGCATCCCCGGGTCTGCGCCCCGCGTTGATCTCGTCCGTCGTGGGGATCCGCTCCGGCGCGGGTGAGGAGGCAGCCGGCGAACGGGACGAGGTCTCCGGTCCGGAAGCCCCGGATGGCTTCGGCGTGCCCTTCGCCACGGGTGCCGCGGGCTGCTCCTTGCCGCCGCCGTCTGTCAGGACGTACGCGCCTCCTGCCGCTGCCAGCAGGAGAACGGCGACAGCGGTGGCCAAGGAGCCCCGGCCCGGGCGCCGCGGCCGGGGCGGACCGGGCGGATCCTGGCCCCGGCCCTGCTGGGCGTACGGGTTGTGCGGCACCGGTTGCCGCTGCGGCTGCGGTGCGTACCAGGGCTCTGGTGTGGGCGGCATCGGCGTCCCCCTCGCTGACGTTCGACTCGCTCCGGACGCCACGTCCGGGGCCCGAGTCCGTTCCGGCGTCAGCGTAATGAGGCCTGTGGCGGCACGTGGGGGCATGGCTCACATTGACGATTCGGCGTGACGCGGGGGCACGGGCCGCCGTGTTGACAGCCCGCCGGACGCGTGCCTGTAATGGACGCGGTGCCACGTGACGCCGGCCAAAGAGCAGTGGGCCGGCCGGTAGTCGGGTGAGCATCCTTCTTTGAGGGGCCCGTGATGAGTTCATACTCCGCGCTCTGCATCTGAGCATCTGACGCAGCGCTGCCGCGCGTCGCTGCTCGTCCTTCCCGCCGCTCTGCTGCGCGGGTGGCGTGCTGTCCGTCCGCCGGGTCCGGTGGCGGCGCGTGCGCGGCCCGCGTTCTCACCGGCCATGGCCGCGACCGCAGCGGCCCCACCGCATTCCCCTCATCTTCCGGAGACAGAAATCCGTATGCCCACGTACGACAAGAAGACGCTCGACGCATCGGCGGACGCCGCGGTCATCGCAGAGTTCCGCGCCCACCGGGGGAAGGTCGGTGGCCCCTTCGAGGGCCGGGACCTGGCCCTGCTGACGACCACCTCCGCGGCGTCCGGGACCCCGCGGACCACCGTGCTCGGCTACGTACGCCGCGGTGACTCGCTCATGATCATCGGGTTCGGGTCCGGCACACCGAACCACCCCGGCTGGTACCACGATGTGCTCGCCCACCCGGTGGTGGGAGTGGAGATCGGCACCGCGAACCTGCACATGCTCGCCGTGCCCGACCCGGGTGCGCACAGCGAGGAACTGCTCGAACCTCTCGACCGTGCCCTTCCGGCCGCGCACGGAACGGGCGGCCCATCGGCGTCGACCGTGCGTGTTCCGCTGGTCGTCGTGCTGGAGCCGGCCGATCCCGAGGTGTGGGAGGGCCGGCCCCGCGAGGTCAGGACCCTTGCCGACAAGGTGATGGAGGTCCACACCTGGCTCCGCGGGCAGTTGCGGCAGGTGAAGGCGGAGACCGAGGCGCACTTCGCCGCCCGCGCGGCCCATCAAGGCTCCGGCGAGCCGTCGGCGCCGGGGCTCGGGCTGCAGATCCGGCAGCGCTGCCTGGCGTTCTGCCAGGCCCTGGAGTTCCACCACACCAGCGAGGACGACCACCTCTTCCCGGGCATCACGCGGTACCACCCGGAGCTGGGCGCCGTCTTCGACCGGCTGCGCGACGAACACCGCACCGTGGCCCGCATCCAGAACGATCTGGCGGTCCTGCTGGCCGGTGTCGGCATCGCCGAGCCCCAGCGCTTCCGCGCCGAACTCGCGGCGATGTCGGCCGAGTTGAATACGCACTTCGACTACGAGGAGAAGGAGATCGTGCCCCTGCTGGCCGGCATCCCCTGGCCCCCCGCGCCGCCGGCCGCGGCGGAAGGGAACGCGGACGCCGGCACGGGGGAGTGACCTGACGGCGTCGGGCCGGGTGCCGTGGCGGCACTCGGTCCGGTCCGGGTCGGCCCGGCTCGGCCGGGGTTGCCCTCCCGCTAACCGAACCGCTCCACGGGCGTGCGCGCGCCCACCCGGAATTCGGCCAGGGCGACACCGATGTCGTGCGCCGATCCGGAGAAGAGCACCGACCGGTCGGCCGCCACGATGACGGTTCCGCCGCCGCGTACCCGGTGCACGACCGCCACCGCGTCGTCCTCGGGCAGCAGTACGTGGCCGAGAGGAGCGGCGTCCGGCGATATGCGGCGGTACAGCGCCTCCCCGAACTCGATGAGCTGTCGCTGCCCGGGTGTGGGCGGGGCGGCATCACCGACGGTTCCCGTGCGCGCGTCGCTCATGCCGTCGTCGCGTCATCGTTGTGGACCGACGCGAGTTCCGCGATCAGGTCCGCGTCCCGCATCCCCGGCAGGACGTACCCCTCGGCCTCGTCCCACGGGACGTCGAGGTCGTCCATGTGCACGCGCCACTCCGCACCCGGAAGGGCCCGGCGCAACTCCGTCACGGAATCCAGCACATGGGCGATCACGGGCAGCAGACGACCGGGATCGAACGGCATCTTGGTGGACCCGGCGACGATCTCCTCCGGATCGCCGGGCGTTTCGTACAGGTACAGGCTTTCCTCCTCCTCGTACGGGAAGGCCGCCATGTGCGCGGCGACGATGCGCTCGACGGATGCGGACTCGGCCTCGGTCAGCGGCGTCGCGCGCTGCGCGTGGTAGTAGAGGGAGACGCTCATGACGGGAGCGTACGACGCGGGTGTGACAACGCCGGCCGGGATCTGAGCCGGCCGGTACCTGCGCCGGCCCGTACCTGCGCCGGCCGGGATCTGCGCCGGCCGGGATCTGCGCCGGCCGGGATCTGCGCCGGCCGGGATCTGCGCCGGCCCGTATCTGCGCCAGCCGGGATCTGCGGCGGCCCGTACCTGCGCGACGGTCGGCCCGTCCGTCCGCGCGAACGTCCACGCCCGCGCGGAACGGGACCACGGGTGCGGAACGGGTCCACGCGGCCTCGACCGCCCGCTGCCGGTGGTGGTCGAGGCCGAGCCGTACGGTGAACCCACGGACGAGTCGGTGAAGGCGCGTCGCGCGGCCGGTGGATATGGGGGCCCAGTATCCGTTCCCGGGCGCCGCTCGCGTCCGCCATCCGGAGGAACCGGGTGTACCGGGCGCGAACGGGAGCAGAAGAGGAAGGGCAGCACACGGCGTCCCCACGGCCCCGACGGGCCTTCCCGCTGTCGTTCCCCGTGAGGCACCCGACGGTGCCGACCCTCCTACGTCCCCGGAGCCCATCCGTGTTCACCAAGTTCAACGGCGCCCTCACCGGCGCGCCCGACCGGGCGTCCGGCCGGACGCCCGGAACGCCACGGCACTGGCCCGTCGCGCTCCGGCGGACACCCGTCTCCCTGTGGAACGACGACCTCTCCGACTGGGCGGCGGCCCTCACGTACTACGCCATCCTCGCGCTGCTCCCCGCACTGCTGGTGACGGTGTCCGTCATCGGGCTGACTGATCCGGGGGCCACGAAAGCGCTGATCGCCGACATCACCGCCTTCGCCCCGGCGGAGTCCGGCGCCGCACTGCGTCAGCCGCTGGAGGCGGCCACCCAGCAGCGCACCGCGGTCTGGCTGCTGGTCGCGACCGGGACCGTCAGCGCGGTCTGGTCCGCGTCCAGTTATCTGGCCGTGTTCCGGCGGGCGCTGCACGCGATGCACGGGGTGCCCGACACCCGGCCCGCCCTGCGGAAGGCCCACATCATCGTGGTCTCCGCGATCGGGCTGCTGGTGCTCCTGATGACGAGCGCGTTCGCCCTCGTGCTGTCCGGGCCGCTGGCCCGCTGGCTCGGGCACCGGATGGGGCTCGCGCACCTGGGGGACGCGGTGTGGGCGGTGCTGAAGTGGCCCGTACTGCTCTGCCTCGTCGCCTGCCTGATCATGGTCCTCTTCCGGACCGGACCGGCGTCCGCGCGCGGTACGCGGCAGGCGCTGCCGGGCGGGGTGCTGGCGGCGCTGCTGTGGCTGGTGGCCTCGGCGGGATTCGCGCTGTACGCGACGTACATCGGGTCCTACAGCCGGCTGTACGGGTCGCTCGCCGGGCTCGTGGTGTTCCTGATCTGGGTGTGGTTCACCAACCTGGCGCTGCTGACCGGCGCCCAGTTCAACGTCGAGCTGGACCGGGCACGGCGCGGCGCACCCGATGAGCCCGGGCGACCGGACGGGCTCTGAGGCCGTCGTCCGGATCAGGCGGCCGGCATTGGGGTCCGCCGTGGGCCCGTGGACCCACGCACCGGGCGGTGGTGCTCATTACGCTCGTGGTGACCAGGCGTGAGCCCCTCGCGACGCCGCCCGACCGGCGGTGCGGCGGGTGCGCTCGCGTGCGCAGGGATCTCCACGCTCTACCTGACCAGCAGGGCGGCCACCTCTCATCCGGCATGCGCCGGTGAATCCGGGGTGCCCGGATTCTCTTCATGAGGTGACGTGTCGATGAGTGACGGATTCTTCTACTCGTACCACCTGGGCTGGAGTCGACCCGACGCCGAGTCGCTGCTCGGCGACCTGGAAGCGGCGGGCGTACGGCCCGATCACCCGGTCACCCGGCGCATCACGCTGCTCGGGTCGGGGGCCCGGGCGCCCGTCACCCAGTCCTGGGTGACGAGGGATCAACTCGTCCTCCTGGCCGGCCTGCAACGCCTCGACCAGGTCGACTTCCTGCTCTGGCTGCCCGGTGGCTCCGAGGTGCCCGCCCGGGTCCGGCGGACGGACGACGGCACGGTGGTGTTGCAGTTCGCTCTCGGGGGCCTGATACGGGACGAGCGGGAAACGGTCGTCCGCGCGGTGCGGGAGGCGATCGGGAGGGCGTCGCTGCTGTGCGTCGGCTTCGTGGTCGACCGGGAGGGCGCGTCGGCGGCCACCGACTGGAGGGGCTTCATCGTGAAGGGCACGGTGTACTTCGACCACTGGCCGGACACGCTTGCGGTGCGGCCGGAAGTGGCGTCCGTACAGCCACAGTTGAGCGGGGTGAACTCCTTCGAGCAGTCGCCCTGGGTGGTGTACGGAAGTGACGTGCCCCACCGGTAGGCGCGGCAGCGGGCATGCGGCGGCGGCGTGGCGGGCATGCGGCGAGGGCCGGGGCTGCTGCTGCTGCCGGCCCCGGCCCCGGCCCTCGCCCCCGCCGCCGTTCTAGCCGACGACCCCCGCCGTGGCGAGCGCCGCGACCATGCCGGTGGCCACGAGGATTCCCCCGACGTAGCCCGTGGCGGTCGCTCCGCCGTCACGCCAGTAGTACGGGGCGGCCTGCGGCGCCCCCGTCTCGCTGTCGTCCATCAGCCGGTCCACGGCCAGGGCCACCGCCGCTCCGGTCGCCAGGGTGACGACGGGCAGCAGGACCGCCTCCATGTCGGAGAGCTGCCACAGCACCGCGTACCCGTAGCCGAGCGCGGCCAGCGGCACGGCGAGGACGGCCGACAGGTACCGGGGGCGTGAGGTGCGGTGCTCCGCGGGCAGGACCCGGGCGGCGGCCAGCACGGTCAGCACGGTGGTGAGCACGGCGGGCACGTGCTGGAGCGCCAGCCGCCACGTGAACACGTCCAGCCGTTCGTCGGTGGCCAGCAGGTCGACGAGCCCCCGGGAGATCGCGTATCCGGCGATGACGTGGACGACGGCTCCGACGGCCCAGCACCGGGCGAGCGCCAACAGCGGCCCGCCACCCGCTCTTTCCGTACGGCCGGGTCCGTACCCCGGGGGCCGGCGCCCCGCGCTTCCGTTCTCCCAGCCGCTGCCACCGTTCACGGTTCTCCCTCTCAGACGTCCACTCACCCGGCCCGGTCCTGGCATGTTCCGAACAACGGGCGCATTCCGAGCGTACGACTGCGCGACCAGGCTGACCTGGGCCTATAGCCCCAAAGTTGGGCCCAAGGGTGATGGTGAGGGCGAGGGGCTTGAGTCCCCGCCGCGCAGGGGTGGTGTCAACAGGGCCCCTCGGGCTTGCTGTTGGGCCCGTGGGCCCAAGCTGCGACCGAGGGATTCGCATTAGTGTACGAGTATGAATGGTGCGGGTGGGGGCTGGGCGGAGTCCGTCGAGCGTGCGGTGCAAAGGGGATCGAGGCCGGTTACCGCCGGTGGCGTCAGTGGCGTCGGCGGTGGTGGAGCCTTCGGGCAGTGGGAGACCGGGCGCGCCCCGGCGCCGCGGTCCTTGCTGTGGATACAGGGGATGCAGTGGATCCAGTTCGGACTGTCCCTGCTCTATGTGCTGACCGTGCTGTCGATGGTGTCCTACGTCAACGGTGAGCTCCTCGGCGTGCTGGTGTACGACTCGCTGCCGAGTGTGGTCGCTGTGGTGCTGGCGCGTCGCGCGGCGCGGGGCGGTGTGTGGGTGGCCCGTGGGCTGACGGCAGTTCAGTGCTGGCTGCTGTGGCTCTCGTTCGTCTCCCTCCTGCACATGGACTACCGCGGACTCACCCAGACGGCCATTCCGGTTGCGACGCTGGTGCTGCTGCGCAGTACGGAGGCACGTGACTGGCTCGCGTTGCCGACCGGGCAGCGTGAGCAGTCGAGGGCCTTCCGTGTCGAGCGGATGATTCTCTGGCGACGGGACCGCGGGCAGACGGCGATGGAGTACCTGGGTCTGGTGCTGGTGGTCGCGGCGGTCATCGGAGGGCTCGTGGCGACGGGGATCGGCCAGGACCTGACGCAGAAGATCGGCGCGCAGGTCTGCCGCATCGGCGGGGGCGGCGACTGCGGCGGCGGAGGCGGTACGGATGCGGATGCGAACGCCCCCTCGGAGACCGGTGATACGGGCGGAGGCACCGGGGGAGGCGCCGGCGGCACCAGGGGAGGCACCGGCGGTACAGGGGGAAGCGCCGGCGGTACAGGTGGTGAATCCGGTGACGCGAGCGATGTGGTGGTCGTCAGCGGGAACGACACCACCCGCCCGGTCGCGCCGGGTCCGCTGGAGCGCGAGGTCGACAACGACGACTTCAAGGACGACCCCGACGAGCCGTTGATTCCCGAGGAGCGGCACGACCGCAATTGGTGGGATCACACGCGGGGCTTCTTCGTCGCTCCGTTCACCGGGCTGGTCAACGACACGTTCGCGGTGATCACCAACCCGAAGAAGGTGGTGAC harbors:
- a CDS encoding FG-GAP repeat domain-containing protein, producing MISNGRRRTVRGALAAVAVTVAMAATAGTSFASGDPVGAAERAQAAAGAEQQTGKARGAAAASTAVGTVETPSFAMHGVTKQTGDLYMYWTDNQGGFQPREFVTSGFDAFADSISVDNDKDGWSDHTWTVYKDGKLTYSWIDDDLEFHNSQVGKGWNIYPTILSPGSIGGAQEADLIGLDKAGVLWGYLGYADGTLTPRMRIGGGWGQYTQLAGQGDLTGDNKPDIVARDTSGVLWLYKGTGDYKVPFATRTRIGAGWNTYDRLLSVGDLNADGVADLIARKPNGDLFRYSGTGNAGSVFESPAKIGHGYQIYNLL
- a CDS encoding outer membrane protein assembly factor BamB family protein → MPPTPEPWYAPQPQRQPVPHNPYAQQGRGQDPPGPPRPRRPGRGSLATAVAVLLLAAAGGAYVLTDGGGKEQPAAPVAKGTPKPSGASGPETSSRSPAASSPAPERIPTTDEINAGRRPGDAKAWIVEDPTDLPRGNILLNDLWIVGDTVVQALDRRVVAHRLSDGTQVWSLKLPSTVCETPVNPTPDGRVVVVHHNRAKSRCDQLQEIDLRTGKAGWHKELTETGSMDGTIIVHSAISGDTLAIVQSMKATAYRVGDGAELYDIPMQRTGGCYPDDVAGGPRLLVSYGCAAGSETPYSRLRGIDPVTGRTLWQYRTRPGWKTGKVLSVDPVVLTTLHAERRQDDWRVVALGPGGKVGRTIDARPKGFAYCGDSGDAGQGIQNCPGAVVGNGLVALGGTDRVGAYDLTSGKLVWGVKSDAGRRLHPLRPEADKAVLVYEGASSSRPGRVLRLGPGGADTEKEVLRHPASATQPEYGMLSGNLAYRDGRIVITPSLVNGDDAHRSARMISFAPAGD
- a CDS encoding nitroreductase/quinone reductase family protein; the encoded protein is MPTYDKKTLDASADAAVIAEFRAHRGKVGGPFEGRDLALLTTTSAASGTPRTTVLGYVRRGDSLMIIGFGSGTPNHPGWYHDVLAHPVVGVEIGTANLHMLAVPDPGAHSEELLEPLDRALPAAHGTGGPSASTVRVPLVVVLEPADPEVWEGRPREVRTLADKVMEVHTWLRGQLRQVKAETEAHFAARAAHQGSGEPSAPGLGLQIRQRCLAFCQALEFHHTSEDDHLFPGITRYHPELGAVFDRLRDEHRTVARIQNDLAVLLAGVGIAEPQRFRAELAAMSAELNTHFDYEEKEIVPLLAGIPWPPAPPAAAEGNADAGTGE
- a CDS encoding YihY/virulence factor BrkB family protein gives rise to the protein MFTKFNGALTGAPDRASGRTPGTPRHWPVALRRTPVSLWNDDLSDWAAALTYYAILALLPALLVTVSVIGLTDPGATKALIADITAFAPAESGAALRQPLEAATQQRTAVWLLVATGTVSAVWSASSYLAVFRRALHAMHGVPDTRPALRKAHIIVVSAIGLLVLLMTSAFALVLSGPLARWLGHRMGLAHLGDAVWAVLKWPVLLCLVACLIMVLFRTGPASARGTRQALPGGVLAALLWLVASAGFALYATYIGSYSRLYGSLAGLVVFLIWVWFTNLALLTGAQFNVELDRARRGAPDEPGRPDGL